A stretch of the Acyrthosiphon pisum isolate AL4f chromosome A2, pea_aphid_22Mar2018_4r6ur, whole genome shotgun sequence genome encodes the following:
- the LOC100163324 gene encoding putative uncharacterized protein DDB_G0271606, producing the protein MKVALTVLALMTTLELVQGVPVYGPPQPLPTPHKYRSPNGAPIPAKYPPHPSGHSGKNEFYSKFNPHSLPPGLRGPAPQLPPPFAKYPHLPPPGKHQQQYQQQNQHQHQQQQQQQHHHHQQQQQQQQQHQQQPHHSPNSLRPVGPQFQSKPHLLQNGAPHHSPQQGQVNSGPEQRVQLVPARPSPKITNVWTGPKLSGSPDFPPRFPDVTNSPASVTTAPFLEKPSGPYIINSDDERGPIKTIPAPNLNPADKPANFEEQLYRAQHQQSYVQPLDNSITDEKPSYQVTEVPSGYKQFNSQPSYFAQDLGISSSVKVPPNTDSNSIPTVPLDIALQQHLENQHHQQLSAEHIGSSDTLTPQELYSLLNSNQAAAVVPQATYMVPQTVMYAVPQQQSLDPQAGHQIQYQAQPVQLQYAQQPTATGVQLQYVQPATTDLQYLQPQTVQYQPQAVQYQPQSIQYQAQSDHLQQPYQQQSAEQYSAQTAAAEISAQKQQQQQELIQQQQEEQQQQQEQQQYSQQQQQVQLQQQQRAQLKQQQQEEQQQQQQLQQQQQQQLQQQQLDNDVQYQQEQDDYEPRNSEKGSAEQSPAAVPEDDEHDQRKLQSIRDQYYSAVPNEQTASVLAQIAQSAANNDESSQVVDAVKPAEKSPTDQSVQMHTSVQIQQSVPLYEGTYASSRRTNQEYADEGGETDELMEGSESVAVSESSSSSVNGHAPNQFPYSAAKINGFAAN; encoded by the exons ATGAAAGTAGCGCTAACTGTTTTAGCGCTCATGACTACCTTGGAGCTGGTACAAGGCGTACCGGTTTATGGTCCTCCGCAACCGTTGCCAACTCCACACAAGTACAGGTCTCCAAATGGTGCACCCATCCCGGCCAAGTATCCTCCTCATCCTAGTGGTCATTCAGGAAAAAATGAATTCTATTCGAAATTTAATCCTCATTCACTACCACCAGGCTTACGTGGACCCGCACCCCAATTGCCACCACCTTTTGCTAAATATCCTCATCTGCCACCACCCGGCAAACATCAACAACAGTACCAACAACAAAACCAACACCAACatcaacagcaacagcaacagcaacatcatcatcatcaacaacaacagcaacagcaacagcaacatcAACAACAACCACATCACTCACCTAACAGCTTGAGACCAGTAGGACCACAGTTCCAGTCGAAACCACACTTGCTGCAGAACGGCGCTCCTCATCATTCTCCTCAACAGGGCCAAGTTAATAGCGGCCCTGAACAACGGGTACAATTAGTACCAGCACGGCCTTCTCCTAAGATAACCAACGTCTGGACGGGACCCAAATTATCTGGATCACCCGATTTTCCACCGCGTTTCCCCGATGTCACCAACTCCCCAGCATCGGTGACTACAGCCCCATTTCTGGAAAAACCCAGTGGACCTTACATAATCAATAGCGACGACGAGAGGGGTCCTATCAAGACTATACCGGCACCGAACCTGAACCCAGCAGACAAACCAGCCAACTTCGAAGAACAATTGTACAGGGCACAACACCAACAATCGTACGTTCAACCTTTGGACAATTCGATAACCGACGAAAAACCCTCGTACCAG GTAACCGAAGTGCCGAGTGGTTACAAACAATTTAACAGCCAACCGTCGTACTTCGCCCAGGACCTAGGAATCTCATCATCTGTCAAGGTTCCGCCCAACACAGACTCTAACTCAATACCAACCGTTCCACTGGACATCGCTCTGCAACAACACTTGGAAAATCAACATCATCAACAGCTGTCAGCCGAGCATATCGGATCCTCTGATACGTTGACGCCACAAGAGCTGTACTCACTGTTGAACAGTAACCAGGCCGCTGCCGTGGTACCACAGGCCACATACATGGTACCGCAAACTGTCATGTACGCTGTACCGCAACAACAGTCGCTGGACCCGCAAGCCGGCCACCAGATCCAGTACCAGGCGCAGCCAGTCCAACTACAGTACGCACAACAGCCTACAGCCACAGGTGTCCAGTTACAGTATGTGCAACCGGCCACCACAGATCTCCAGTACTTGCAGCCACAAACGGTCCAATACCAGCCACAAGCTGTCCAATATCAACCACAATCCATCCAATACCAGGCTCAATCCGACCACTTGCAGCAGCCGTATCAACAACAATCAGCGGAACAGTATAGCGCGCAGACTGCCGCTGCTGAAATATCAGCGCAAAAGCAACAACAGCAACAGGAGCTTATACAACAGCAACAAGAAgagcaacagcaacaacaggAGCAGCAGCAGTATTCGCAACAGCAACAACAGGTCCAGTTACAACAACAGCAACGTGCGCAGCTAAAACAACAGCAACAGGAggagcaacagcagcagcagcagttacagcaacagcagcagcagcagttaCAGCAACAGCAGCTGGATAACGACGTTCAGTACCAGCAGGAACAGGATGACTACGAGCCCAGGAACAGCGAAAAGGGATCAGCAGAACAATCGCCCGCAGCAGTGCCGGAGGACGATGAACACGATCAGAGGAAGTTGCAGAGCATCCGAGACCAGTATTACTCAGCCGTCCCCAACGAACAGACAGCTAGCGTTCTGGCGCAGATCGCCCAGTCGGCAGCCAACAACGATGAGTCGAGTCAAGTAGTGGATGCGGTGAAACCCGCGGAAAAGTCACCAACCGATCAGTCGGTACAGATGCACACTTCGGTACAGATTCAACAGTCGGTGCCACTTTACGAGGGCACGTACGCGTCGTCGAGGCGCACCAACCAGGAGTATGCGGACGAGGGCGGTGAGACCGACGAGCTGATGGAAGGCAGTGAATCGGTGGCCGTCTCGGAGTCGTCGTCGTCCTCGGTCAACGGACACGCTCCCAATCAGTTCCCGTATAGTGCGGCCAAGATAAATGGATTCGCCGCCAACTAG